The proteins below come from a single Miscanthus floridulus cultivar M001 chromosome 1, ASM1932011v1, whole genome shotgun sequence genomic window:
- the LOC136485715 gene encoding CBS domain-containing protein CBSX5-like, with amino-acid sequence MAVSFLANEVSDLCIGKPAVRSLPLSAASGDLAAALRRVARSGAAACVAVTGPARTVVGRVGLADVLCFLCTDPEALARPAAVFSKPVSALLPKDGAGEVRRVDPRSSILEALDAILSGAQVLAVPLRAGGRRKQLGGGGGGASGAGDFCWLTQEDLVRYFLNSIGLFYHVAARSVSSLGLVRTDFLSVRPGEAALSAVPLIRRAVATETAVAVVTEDGHLVGEISPALLAACDETAAAAIATLSAADLMAYVDYFGSPPEHILRAVKAGLKDKGLDAMLALIEDETLSSFSSLSSASSSSDEEAGRAQLRRPSSGSYGRRSAEEPVVCSPASSLVAVMVQALAHRVSYVWVLDEDNDCRLAGIVTFADVLRVFREQLL; translated from the exons ATGGCAGTGAGCTTCCTGGCCAATGAGGTGTCGGACCTGTGCATCGGCAAGCCGGCCGTGAGGTCGCTCCCGCTCTCCGCCGCCTCCGGCGACCTTGCCGCCGCGCTCCGGAGGGTGGCCCGCTCTGGCGCCGCAGCCTGCGTCGCGGTGACCGGACCAGCGCGCACCGTCGTCGGCCGGGTCGGCCTCGCGGACGTGCTCTGCTTCCTCTGCACCGACCCCGAGGCGCTCGCTCGCCCCGCCGCCGTGTTCTCCAAGCCGGTCTCCGCGCTCCTGCCTAAGGACGGCGCCGGAGAGGTCCGCCGCGTCGATCCCCGCTCGAG TATCTTGGAGGCGCTTGATGCGATTCTGAGCGGGGCGCAGGTGCTCGCCGTCCCACTCCGCGCTGGCGGGCGCAGGAagcagctcggcggcggcggcggcggcgcctccgGCGCCGGCGACTTCTGCTGGCTCACGCAGGAGGACCTCGTGCGCTACTTCCTCAACTCCATCGGCCTCTTCTACCATGTGGCCGCGCGCTCCGTGTCCTCCCTGGGGCTCGTGCGCACCGACTTCCTCTCGGTGCGCCCCGGCGAGGCGGCCCTGTCCGCGGTGCCCCTCATCCGCCGCGCCGTCGCCACGGAGACGGCcgtcgccgtggtcaccgaggaCGGCCACCTCGTCGGCGAGATCTCTCCCGCCCTCCTCGCGGCCTGCGACGAGACGGCGGCCGCAGCCATCGCCACGCTCTCGGCGGCGGACCTCATGGCCTACGTCGACTACTTCGGGTCGCCGCCGGAGCACATCTTGCGCGCCGTCAAGGCCGGGTTGAAGGACAagggcctcgatgccatgctcgcgCTGATTGAGGACGAGACGCTGTCGTCGTTCTCGTCCCTCTCCTCCGCGTCCTCGTCCTCCGACGAGGAGGCAGGCCGGGCGCAGCTGAGGCGCCCGTCGTCGGGGAGCTACGGCCGGCGGTCAGCTGAGGAGCCGGTGGTGTGCAGCCCCGCGAGCTCACTGGTGGCCGTCATGGTGCAGGCCCTCGCGCACCGGGTGAGCTACGTGTGGGTCCTCGACGAGGACAACGACTGCCGCCTTGCTGGCATCGTCACGTTCGCGGACGTGCTGAGGGTGTTCCGGGAGCAGCTGCTGTGA
- the LOC136458070 gene encoding uncharacterized protein, translating to MAPSNAFHSTVLFGQPARSPRRQELCARARASPLHRRRRGLAATATRPTSTRAQGPGLLSALRGQPPHQRALHLQTRAANGVVVELAGAFRITANAVPITEEDSRAHTYGLRDGDCLTHLDLAFKFYSLTDDVHGVLGQTYRRSYVNRLDVSAKMLVMGGERDFAASGLFATDCAVARFARGSSSADDVLAVASDDDLAGGVKCSTGLDGVGVVCKK from the exons ATGGCTCCGAGCAATG CTTTCCATTCGACGGTTCTCTTTGGCCAACCTGCCAGGAGCCCAAGGAGGCAGGAGCTGTGTGCGAGGGCCCGCGCTTCGCCGCTTCATCGGCGGCGTCGCGGGCTCGCGGCGACGGCAACACGTCCTACTTCCACACGGGCGCAGGGACCGGGACTTCTGTCTGCTCTCCGAGGCCAACCTCCACATCAACGCGCACTTCATCTGCAGACCAGGGCGGCCAACGGCGTCGTGGTGGAGCTCGCCGGGGCGTTCAGGATCACGGCGAACGCGGTGCCCATCACCGAGGAGGACTCCAGGGCCCACACCTACGGGCTCCGCGATGGTGACTGCCTCACGCATCTGGACCTGGCGTTCAAGTTCTACTCCCTCACCGACGACGTGCACGGCGTGCTGGGGCAGACGTACAGGCGCAGCTACGTGAACCGGCTCGACGTGTCGGCGAAGATGCTCGTCATGGGAGGCGAGAGGGACTTCGCCGCGTCCGGGCTCTTCGCCACTGACTGCGCCGTTGCCCGGTTCGCCCGTGGCAGTAGTAGCGCCGACGATGTGCTTGCCGTTGCCTCCGATGATGACCTGGCCGGCGGTGTCAAGTGCTCTACCGGCCTCGACGGCGTTGGAGTGGTGTGCAAGAAGTAA
- the LOC136485710 gene encoding uncharacterized protein translates to MAHQEIEHTQIPARGINLHVAQVGKGELGTVVFLHGFPEIWYSWRHQMLAVAAAGYRAIAPDCRGYGLSDQPPENEEDSWSWDDLVADALSILDALSIPKAFLVGKDLGAMPAYEFALQHPDRTCGVVCLGIPFSPVPFSFDTMPEGFYVLRWGEPGRAEADFGRYDVRRVVRTVYVLFSGAEIPIAKEGQEIMDLADLSTPLPEWFTEEDLDVYAKLYEKSGFRYPLQMPYRSIHKMPNRLDAKFQAPVLMVMGEKDYCFKFPGFETALRSGVMDNFMPDLKITYIPEGSHFVQEQLPEQVNELLLDFLKAKGHPVAS, encoded by the exons ATGGCGCACCAGGAGATCGAGCACACCCAGATCCCCGCCCGCGGGATCAACCTCCACGTCGCTCAGGTCGGCAAAG GTGAACTGGGGACGGTGGTGTTCCTGCACGGCTTCCCGGAGATATGGTACTCGTGGCGCCACCAGATGCTGGCCGTGGCCGCGGCGGGGTACCGCGCCATCGCGCCGGACTGCCGCGGGTACGGGCTGTCCGACCAGCCGCCGGAGAACGAGGAGGACTCCTGGTCCTGGGACGACCTCGTCGCGGACGCGCTCTCCATCCTCGACGCGCTCTCCATCCCAAAG GCGTTCTTGGTGGGCAAGGACTTAGGCGCCATGCCGGCGTACGAGTTCGCGCTGCAGCACCCGGACCGCACCTGCGGCGTGGTGTGCCTCGGCATCCCCTTCAGCCCCGTTCCCTTCTCCTTCGACACCATGCCCGAGGGCTTCTACGTCCTGCGCTGGGGT GAGCCTGGCAGGGCGGAGGCCGACTTCGGGCGGTACGACGTGAGGCGCGTGGTGCGCACCGTCTACGTGCTCTTCTCCGGCGCCGAGATCCCGATTGCCAAGGAAGGGCAGGAGATCATGGACCTGGCCGACCTGTCCACTCCCCTCCCGGAGTGGTTCACCGAGGAGGACCTGGACGTCTACGCCAAGCTCTACGAGAAGTCCGGCTTCCGCTACCCGCTCCAGATGCCATACAG GTCTATACACAAGATGCCGAACCGACTGGACGCCAAGTTCCAGGCCCCGGTGCTCATGGTGATGGGGGAGAAAGACTACTGCTTCAAGTTCCCGGGGTTCGAGACCGCCCTGCGCAGCGGCGTCATGGACAACTTCATGCCGGACCTCAAGATCACCTACATCCCGGAGGGGAGCCACTTCGTGCAGGAGCAGCTCCCGGAGCAGGTCAACGAGCTCCTCCTCGACTTCCTCAAGGCCAAGGGCCACCCCGTCGCATCGTGA